Proteins co-encoded in one Candidatus Polarisedimenticolaceae bacterium genomic window:
- the rplP gene encoding 50S ribosomal protein L16 yields MLMPGKVKFRKQQRGRRSGKAVTGSSVSFGQFALKTLEDGWITARQIEASRVAITRFVKRGGKIWVRLFPDKPITKKPAETRMGKGKGAPEAWVAVVKPGRILFEMEGVDETTAREAMRLAAHKLPVKTKFVIRQPN; encoded by the coding sequence ATGTTGATGCCAGGCAAGGTCAAGTTCAGGAAGCAGCAGCGCGGCCGGCGCAGCGGCAAGGCCGTCACCGGCAGCTCGGTGAGCTTCGGGCAGTTCGCGCTGAAGACGCTCGAGGACGGCTGGATCACCGCGCGCCAGATCGAGGCGTCGCGCGTGGCCATCACGCGTTTCGTCAAGCGCGGCGGGAAGATCTGGGTCCGCCTGTTCCCGGACAAGCCGATCACCAAGAAGCCCGCGGAAACCCGCATGGGGAAGGGGAAGGGCGCGCCGGAAGCGTGGGTCGCGGTCGTCAAGCCCGGCCGCATCCTCTTCGAGATGGAAGGGGTGGACGAGACGACGGCCCGCGAGGCCATGCGCCTGGCCGCCCACAAGCTGCCGGTGAAGACGAAGTTCGTCATCCGGCAGCCGAACTAG
- the rpsC gene encoding 30S ribosomal protein S3, whose translation MGQKVHPYGFRIGFNKTWRSRWYAEKKYAELLHEDLKLRDELKKKLGHAGVSAIEIERAANKLKVNILTSRPGIIIGRKGAEVDRLKEEIRKRTQRDVFINILEIDKPEIDAQLVGEAIAMQLAKRVAFRRAMRKAVESAQRFGAKGIKVRTSGRLAGAEIARAEWYLEGRLPLHTLRAEIDYGFAEARTTYGVIGVKVWIYRGESREIRVAEDARR comes from the coding sequence GTGGGACAGAAGGTCCACCCGTACGGTTTCCGGATCGGCTTCAACAAGACGTGGCGCTCCCGGTGGTACGCCGAGAAGAAGTACGCCGAGCTGCTTCACGAGGATCTGAAGCTGCGCGACGAGCTCAAGAAGAAGCTCGGTCACGCCGGCGTTTCGGCGATCGAGATCGAGCGCGCCGCGAACAAGCTCAAGGTCAACATCCTCACGTCGCGGCCCGGGATCATCATCGGCCGCAAGGGCGCCGAGGTGGATCGCCTCAAGGAGGAGATCCGCAAGCGCACCCAGCGCGACGTGTTCATCAACATCCTCGAGATCGACAAGCCCGAGATCGACGCCCAGCTCGTCGGCGAGGCGATCGCCATGCAGCTCGCCAAGCGCGTGGCGTTCCGCCGCGCGATGCGCAAGGCCGTCGAGTCGGCGCAGCGGTTCGGCGCCAAGGGCATCAAGGTCCGCACGAGCGGGCGGCTCGCCGGCGCCGAGATCGCGCGGGCCGAGTGGTATCTCGAGGGCCGGCTCCCGCTGCACACGCTGCGCGCGGAGATCGACTACGGGTTCGCCGAGGCCCGCACCACGTACGGGGTCATCGGCGTGAAGGTCTGGATCTACCGCGGCGAGTCGCGCGAGATCCGCGTCGCCGAGGACGCCCGCCGCTAG
- the rplV gene encoding 50S ribosomal protein L22 has translation MIATAKLRYLGVSAQKTRLVVDLIRGKNAGEALAILRHTPKMVSKDLEKLLKSAVANAQQKDAKLDVDLLVVKKATVDEGPPVKRARARSMGRIYRILKKTCHVSIALDLVEGAAPRRAAGSRR, from the coding sequence GTGATCGCGACGGCCAAGCTCCGCTATCTCGGCGTCTCCGCGCAGAAGACGCGTCTGGTCGTGGACCTCATCCGAGGCAAGAACGCGGGGGAGGCGCTCGCCATCCTCCGGCACACGCCGAAGATGGTCTCGAAGGACCTCGAGAAGCTCCTGAAGTCCGCGGTGGCCAACGCCCAGCAGAAGGACGCCAAGCTCGACGTCGATCTCCTCGTGGTCAAGAAGGCCACCGTGGACGAGGGCCCGCCCGTCAAGCGCGCCCGTGCCCGCTCGATGGGCCGCATCTACCGCATCCTGAAGAAGACCTGTCACGTGTCCATCGCCCTCGATCTGGTCGAGGGCGCGGCGCCCCGCCGGGCCGCCGGGTCGCGGAGGTAG
- the rpsS gene encoding 30S ribosomal protein S19 — protein sequence MARSVSKGPFVDGHLRKKVEDLNKKFEKKVVKTWSRRSTVLPDMVGHTLAVHNGKKFIPVYVTENMVGHKLGEFAPTRTFKGHGSKGDKTAAAAK from the coding sequence ATGGCACGTTCGGTATCCAAGGGCCCCTTCGTGGACGGCCACCTTCGCAAGAAGGTCGAGGACCTCAACAAGAAGTTCGAGAAGAAGGTCGTCAAGACCTGGTCCCGGCGCTCGACGGTGCTTCCCGACATGGTCGGCCACACCCTCGCGGTGCACAACGGCAAGAAGTTCATCCCGGTCTACGTGACCGAGAACATGGTCGGCCACAAGCTCGGCGAGTTCGCCCCGACCCGGACCTTCAAGGGTCACGGTTCCAAGGGCGACAAGACCGCCGCGGCCGCGAAGTGA
- the rplB gene encoding 50S ribosomal protein L2: MPLKKFNPTSPGVRFRTEVITTTSTTNAPHKPLLEKKDRTGGRDNRGWLSVRHRGGGHKRRYRVIDFRRDKHGIPARVESIEYDPNRSANIALLVYADGERRYILAPDGLAEGQKVLASPDADIVVGNALPLKAIPFGTTIHNVELKRFKGGQLARSAGASAQLMAREGGWALVRLPSGETRKVDEECWATIGQIGNLEHENESVGKAGRNRWKGWRPTVRGVAMNPVDHPHGGGEGRTSGGRPSCTPWGVPTKGKKTRNNPRTDVFIVRRRSK, from the coding sequence ATGCCGTTGAAGAAATTCAATCCGACGAGCCCCGGGGTGCGGTTCCGTACCGAGGTCATCACCACGACCTCGACGACGAACGCGCCCCACAAGCCGCTCCTCGAGAAGAAGGACCGCACCGGCGGGCGCGACAACCGCGGCTGGCTGTCGGTCCGGCACCGCGGCGGCGGCCACAAGCGCCGTTACCGGGTGATCGACTTCCGCCGCGACAAACACGGGATTCCCGCCCGCGTCGAGTCGATCGAATACGATCCGAACCGCAGCGCGAACATCGCGCTCCTGGTCTACGCCGACGGGGAGCGCCGTTACATCCTCGCTCCGGACGGACTCGCCGAGGGCCAGAAGGTCCTCGCGTCGCCGGACGCCGACATCGTGGTGGGCAACGCCCTCCCGTTGAAGGCGATCCCCTTCGGCACGACGATCCACAACGTCGAGCTCAAGCGCTTCAAGGGCGGTCAGCTCGCGCGCTCGGCCGGCGCCTCCGCGCAGCTGATGGCCCGCGAGGGCGGCTGGGCCCTCGTCCGGCTCCCGTCGGGCGAGACCCGCAAGGTCGACGAGGAGTGCTGGGCGACGATCGGCCAGATCGGGAACCTCGAGCACGAGAACGAAAGCGTCGGCAAGGCCGGCCGCAATCGCTGGAAAGGCTGGAGGCCCACCGTCCGCGGCGTCGCCATGAACCCCGTCGACCACCCGCACGGAGGCGGCGAGGGCCGCACGTCGGGCGGCCGTCCGTCCTGCACGCCCTGGGGCGTTCCCACCAAGGGCAAGAAGACCCGCAACAATCCGCGTACGGACGTGTTCATCGTCCGTCGCCGCAGCAAGTAA
- the rplW gene encoding 50S ribosomal protein L23, translated as MSAQSPHWVIRQPLVTEKSTLLREKDGRYCFKADRRANKIEIARAIEALFDGVKVAEVRTSVVRGKVKRQGRWQGKSPDWKKAWVRLAPGSKEIEFFEAS; from the coding sequence GTGAGCGCACAGAGCCCCCACTGGGTGATCCGGCAGCCGCTGGTGACCGAGAAGTCGACGCTCCTCCGGGAGAAGGACGGCCGTTACTGCTTCAAGGCCGATCGGCGGGCCAACAAGATCGAGATCGCGCGCGCGATCGAGGCGCTCTTCGATGGCGTCAAGGTCGCCGAGGTCCGGACCAGCGTCGTGCGCGGCAAGGTCAAGCGCCAGGGCCGCTGGCAGGGAAAGTCGCCCGACTGGAAGAAGGCCTGGGTGCGGCTGGCTCCCGGCTCCAAGGAAATCGAGTTCTTCGAGGCCAGTTAG
- the rplD gene encoding 50S ribosomal protein L4, which yields MAQVPVKNWKNQQVRTVEIDDAVLAYPLKQHLIYEAVCAYRAGGRAGTHKTKNRIEVSGGTKKLWKQKHTGRARMGDNRSPLWRHGGTIQGPVPRDYTWDFPKAMRLNAIKSALAQKFRDGKLVCVETLEVDTPKTKAFEATLAKGLGVEKKALLVSLDDERNLGLAARNNPRLRVVRALGMSIVDVLDHDTVIVSEPALRRLAEVLA from the coding sequence ATGGCTCAGGTCCCCGTCAAGAACTGGAAGAACCAGCAGGTGCGCACCGTCGAGATCGACGACGCGGTGCTCGCCTATCCGCTCAAGCAGCACCTCATCTACGAGGCGGTCTGCGCGTATCGCGCCGGCGGCCGCGCGGGAACGCACAAGACCAAGAACCGCATCGAGGTCTCGGGCGGCACCAAGAAGCTCTGGAAGCAGAAGCACACCGGCCGCGCGCGCATGGGCGACAACCGCTCGCCGCTGTGGCGGCACGGCGGCACGATCCAGGGTCCGGTCCCCCGCGACTACACGTGGGACTTCCCCAAGGCGATGCGCCTCAACGCGATCAAGTCCGCCCTCGCGCAGAAGTTCCGCGACGGCAAGCTCGTCTGCGTCGAGACCCTCGAGGTCGACACCCCGAAGACGAAGGCGTTCGAGGCGACCCTCGCGAAGGGGCTCGGCGTCGAGAAGAAGGCGCTCCTGGTCTCGCTCGACGACGAGCGGAACCTCGGCCTCGCGGCGCGCAACAACCCGCGCCTGCGCGTCGTCCGCGCGCTGGGGATGTCGATCGTCGACGTCCTCGACCACGACACCGTGATCGTTTCGGAGCCGGCGCTCCGGCGGCTGGCGGAGGTGCTGGCGTGA
- the rplC gene encoding 50S ribosomal protein L3: MTNGLIGRKVGMTQVFAEDGTVTPVTVIEAGPCVVVQRKTTGTDGYESVQLGFVDPNAAKRANKPQRGHHEKAGVPPTRLRREFRLVEGSDPKPGDRVLVDIFNGVDRVDVIGVSKGKGFQGAMKRHNFRGGANSHGSMFHRAPGSIGASAFPSRVFKGMRGPGHLGAARITVKNLKVVRVDAEKNLLLVRGAVPGAVGANVLVQVSPGATPSAK; the protein is encoded by the coding sequence ATGACCAACGGCTTGATCGGAAGGAAAGTGGGCATGACCCAGGTCTTCGCCGAGGACGGCACGGTGACCCCCGTGACCGTGATCGAGGCGGGGCCCTGCGTCGTCGTGCAGCGCAAGACGACCGGGACCGACGGCTACGAGTCGGTGCAGCTCGGCTTCGTCGACCCCAACGCCGCGAAGCGGGCGAACAAGCCCCAGCGCGGGCACCACGAGAAGGCGGGTGTTCCCCCGACGCGCCTGCGCCGGGAGTTCCGTCTCGTCGAGGGCTCGGACCCCAAGCCCGGCGACCGCGTGCTCGTGGACATCTTCAACGGCGTCGATCGCGTGGACGTGATCGGCGTCAGCAAGGGCAAGGGCTTCCAGGGCGCGATGAAACGGCACAACTTCCGCGGCGGCGCGAACAGCCACGGCTCGATGTTCCACCGCGCCCCCGGCTCGATCGGCGCCTCGGCGTTCCCGTCGCGCGTGTTCAAGGGCATGCGCGGCCCGGGGCACCTCGGCGCCGCCCGCATCACCGTCAAGAACCTCAAGGTGGTCCGCGTCGACGCGGAGAAGAACCTGCTGCTGGTCCGGGGGGCGGTCCCCGGCGCGGTGGGCGCCAACGTCCTCGTGCAGGTGTCGCCGGGCGCGACGCCGTCGGCGAAGTAG
- the rpsJ gene encoding 30S ribosomal protein S10 yields the protein MVNEKIRIRLKAYDHRILDQSTSEIVDTAKRTGARVAGPIPLPTVRNRWTVLRSPHVDKKSREQFEIRTHKRLLDILQPTPETVDALMKLDLPAGVDVEIKAFGPSQQ from the coding sequence ATGGTGAACGAGAAGATCAGAATCCGGCTCAAGGCATACGACCACAGGATCCTCGACCAGTCCACGAGCGAGATCGTGGACACGGCCAAGAGGACCGGGGCGCGGGTCGCGGGACCGATCCCGCTCCCCACGGTCCGGAACCGCTGGACGGTGCTGCGGTCGCCGCACGTGGACAAGAAGTCGCGGGAGCAGTTCGAGATCCGCACGCACAAGCGGTTGCTCGACATCCTGCAGCCCACGCCCGAGACGGTGGACGCGCTGATGAAGCTGGACCTCCCGGCGGGCGTGGACGTCGAGATCAAGGCGTTCGGGCCTTCGCAGCAGTGA
- the tuf gene encoding elongation factor Tu: MAKEKFDRTKPHVNVGTIGHVDHGKTSLTAAITMTLGKRNPKVAVRSFDSIDNAPEEKARGITINASHVEYETANRHYAHVDCPGHADYIKNMITGAAQMDGAILVVSAADGPMPQTREHILLARQVGVPAIVVALNKVDAVDDPELLDLVELEVRELLKSYDFPGDDIPVIRVSALKALQGDAGGEESVAKLMESVDAYIPLPQRAVDKDFLMPIEDIFSISGRGTVVTGRVEQGVIKVGDTVEIVGIRPTQTTVVTGVEMFKKLLDQGQAGDNVGLLLRGTGKDDVERGQVIAKPKTITPHLKFKGEVYVLTKEEGGRHTPFFSGYRPQFFFRTTDVTGSATLPSGVEMVMPGDNVTLEVTLHTPIAMDKGLRFAIREGGRTVGAGTVTEILE; the protein is encoded by the coding sequence ATGGCCAAGGAGAAATTCGATCGGACGAAGCCGCACGTGAACGTGGGAACGATCGGCCACGTGGATCACGGGAAGACGTCGTTGACGGCGGCGATCACGATGACCCTCGGGAAGCGGAATCCGAAGGTTGCGGTGCGTTCGTTCGACTCGATCGACAACGCTCCGGAGGAGAAGGCTCGGGGGATCACGATCAACGCGTCGCACGTGGAGTACGAGACGGCGAACCGTCACTACGCGCACGTGGACTGCCCGGGCCATGCCGACTACATCAAGAACATGATCACGGGTGCTGCGCAGATGGACGGCGCGATCCTGGTGGTTTCGGCGGCGGACGGTCCGATGCCGCAGACGCGGGAGCACATCCTTCTGGCTCGCCAGGTGGGCGTTCCTGCGATCGTGGTGGCGCTGAACAAGGTGGACGCGGTGGACGACCCGGAGCTTCTGGACCTCGTGGAGCTGGAGGTTCGGGAGTTGTTGAAGTCCTACGACTTTCCGGGCGACGACATTCCGGTGATCCGGGTGTCGGCGCTGAAGGCTCTGCAGGGGGATGCGGGGGGCGAGGAGTCGGTGGCGAAGCTGATGGAGTCGGTGGATGCGTACATTCCGCTGCCGCAGCGCGCCGTGGACAAGGACTTCCTGATGCCGATCGAGGACATCTTCTCGATTTCGGGCCGCGGGACGGTGGTGACGGGCCGCGTGGAGCAGGGGGTCATCAAGGTCGGGGACACGGTGGAGATCGTGGGGATCCGGCCGACGCAGACGACGGTGGTGACCGGCGTCGAGATGTTCAAGAAGCTCTTGGACCAGGGTCAGGCCGGGGACAACGTGGGACTGCTGCTGCGCGGCACGGGGAAGGACGACGTGGAGCGCGGCCAGGTGATCGCGAAGCCGAAGACGATCACGCCTCACCTGAAGTTCAAGGGCGAGGTTTACGTGTTGACGAAGGAGGAGGGCGGCCGTCACACGCCGTTTTTCTCGGGATACCGTCCGCAGTTTTTCTTCCGGACGACGGACGTGACGGGTTCGGCGACGCTGCCTTCGGGTGTGGAGATGGTGATGCCCGGGGACAACGTGACGCTGGAAGTGACGCTGCACACGCCGATCGCGATGGACAAGGGGCTTCGTTTCGCGATCCGCGAGGGTGGCCGCACGGTGGGTGCGGGCACCGTCACCGAGATCCTCGAGTAG